The Vitis vinifera cultivar Pinot Noir 40024 chromosome 8, ASM3070453v1 genome segment TATATCTTTTGTTGCTAAATATGTCAGTGGCGCTGATTTGGTCGGGAAAAGCTCTACAAACCCGACAGTGCAGCCGTAATTCACCATTTtaatctctacttcaatatggAGGTATACAAGTGACCACATTTGTATCAGAGGAATGATATATCCTTTTTAACTTGTGACTACAGATGAATCTTAATAGGGCCATTTATACATCCTTTTACATGATAGTACACAATGTAAGCTAATCAAGAGAGATGAAATGCTGACCTTTTACAtaccattcaatttttttaggtGCCCTTGCTGCAATTGTGCAATGGGTCTATATGGATCGGTCTGGTGGCCATTGAATGACTAAATACGAGGTAATCCATTTAGAAAATCATGAATGCATTTACTTAATAGTTTGGAAACACCAACACCAAACATTAATCAAGTCAGAACGGTTCACAAACATTGTGTTACAACAATCAtgggaaggggaaaaaaatgataCAGTTAAATTTGGTGACACGCTAAAACCCTAAAAGCAAATTGCACAATTGAACACATTCTGCACAGCCTGGATGAGATTTAAGGAATGGAATGAGAAGTTGGGGCAGCTAGGCTAAATCCATCATGGGGTTTGTGCGGTGGAGCCCTTGGATTGGTTGTCGGAGGATGGCCGGTTTTCTGAGTCTGATGGCCGGATTTCTTCCATCAGCCTAACAACTTCCTCCATCTTAGGCCTCATGTCTGGCATCTTTGCCACACAGGCCATTGCGATCTGAAGCATTTGCACCATCTCTTCTTCATAACTTTGATCCTTCATCAGCTCTACATCAAACACCTCAGCCGTCCATTCCTCTCGAACAACAGACTGGACCCATCTTGGGAGATCAACCACATCATCACGCCCAGGTGACTGTACTGGTGCCTTGCCTGTAAGCATCTCAAGGAGGAGCACACCGTAACTGTAAACATCGGACTTTTGAGTAGATTTCCGAGTTTCAATCACCTCAGGAGCTCGGTAACCAAGGCTTCTAGATGTGACCAAAGGGTAGTTCATCAGAGATGTCAGGCCAAAATCTGAGATTTGGCCATCAACGTCTTGGGTGAGGAGGACATTGGAGGACTTGATATTGCCATGGGTGAATTTCCCACCATTGGCAGAGTGGATATGAACAATACCCTTTGCAGTTCCAAGGGCAATCTTTACTCTGGATTCCCAGTTCAGCAGTGTTTTCTCAGGATCCCTGTTCCCTGTAATCAAttagaataaaagaaagatGTGATGAATGAGGAATTATTTTGGGAGAAGAGTCACTTTTCTTATGTAGCTAGTAAGAGCATTTACGTGTTTCTATATTTCTATATTCAAGGGAATGAAAGAACAGAAAAAAACAGAAGGATATTGGATAGAGCATACCATGCAATAGTGCAAACAAGCTGCCGCCCGTTATGTAGTCATAAACCAGGAGCTTCTCATCCTTTGAGTAGTAGTAAGCACGAAGAGGCACGACATTTGGGTGGCAACTGACCCTCCCCACAATCTCCATGTGTTGTTCAAACTCTCTTTTGCCCGCTGCCACTTCTTTCaacctcttcacaaccacaatTGTTCCCTCCTCCAAGATGGCCTTGTAGGCCGTCCCATAGCTTCCCTTTCCCAGTACTTCTGCAGAGGCCCTTAACAAATCCTCAAGATCAAAATTATAGGAGGAGCCTTCGAAGAAAGCTAACTTGTTCTTCTCGGGCTCTTGCACCCCACTCCCAAAGTCCTCCTTAGGCTTTTCACTCTTTCCACTGCTCAGGGACTTTCCTTTCTGTAAGACAGTACCTTCACCATCTTTTTTCTTCAGACAGCATAGCAGTATCACCACAAATAGGAGACACAACACTGCAGAACCCCCAATTGCAATGGCAATAATAGCCCCTATACTTAGTTTCTTCTTGTTGCTAGCTCTTGGCTCTGGAGAAACTGTTGCTGGGGATGGTATGGAAGATGGGGAAGGAGAAGGCGAGGGAGTGACTGAAGAGCAATGGTTTAGTGGCTGTCCACATAACAGAGAGTTCCCTTCAAAAGAGGAAGCAGGGAACTTGCGGAAGAAATATGGAATTGAACCGTTAAGGTCGTTATAGCTCAAATTCACATGGTTAAGCCTTGGGAGGTTGATAACAGGGATGGGCCCAGTTAGGGAATTGTTTTGGAGGTTTAATCCAGTGAGATGCGTTAAGTTCTGAATTGTGGCTGGAATGTTGCCCACAATGGAATTGAAGGAGAGATCAAGCAAGATGAGCAGGGGTGGAAGAGAGGAAGGAATATTACCTGAAAAATTGTTATGTTGGAGGTACATGTACTGCAGAGAAGGGAGGGACAGAACATCAGATGGAAGATTCCCATTGAGGTGGTTGGAACGGAGGCTGAGGGTCTTAAGAGCATCCAGCTTCCCAAGTGTGTTGGCTGGAATGGGACCATAGAGGCCAACACCAGGTAGCCGGAGGGCAACTACACGGTTACCATCGCATTTGATGCCAACCCAAGAGATGCAGATTGCAGTAGCCGGACTCCAGTTGATTGTGCGAACATGAGGGACAACAAAGGCAAACTCAAGGAGCGCTTGTTTGTCTGACTCCAGATCAGCAATAGTTTGATGGAGAAACAATAGTATGGAAAAAAGTAATGCTGCAAAAGAGTGTAGCTTCATAGAGAATCGTCTGTTATGGAGACTATGGAGTTGATTTTGGAAGTGAGATTTCAGCAATTCTTCCTGGCCCCTGTTATTGTAACAAAGACCACTGAACATTACTAACAGATCATTTCCCCCCCTGTAAACACATACAACACAGAAAAAATTAGAATTGCATTAAACACTAATCACAATAATAGAAACATAGTGTTTTCCCGCTCTGATTCAGTAAGTACTAAGACACCCACATAATCTAATACTTCTTTGGAACAAAATAAGTCAAAGAAGTCCTGCAGATGATATGCacacaatgaaaaaatattcaaggaaaagatagaaaagaatGTACTTGTTCCTCCTAAAACCAAGTTATGATTTTTCAACCAGAAAACTAAATCTTTTTTGATTACTGATACAAATCAGTTTGACATCAGAAATATGTAGGAACATATTAATCTGTCCTCTTCATAATATATTCTGCATAATGATTTACTCCTTCAAAATCTTTAAGAAATAGGGATCTTTGACATGTATGTATTAGAGCCTCTATATTTTGATTATGTTCTGTGATCAAGTACGCTTGGAGATCCAGATACACCATTCTTCTACAACTTTCAACAATCAGcgaacaacaaaaacaaatggtAACAGCTTGCCCACTCAACCTTCAATCACTGGAGAAAAATAAGAGCAGTGGCACTGTTCTCGCCTCTGCTCCATCCAAGTCAAACAAGCGGGATATGCGAGGACTATAGAAGCACAAATTAAAATAGCTCCAGAAGACAACTTATTTCTTGTGCAGCTATGGAGCAGAGGGGGTGTTTAAACCATTTGATGTTCAATTTGGCTCCTGTCAACTGTCACATATTGAACCATAGACAGGTTTAACACAAAATGCAGTAGagttaaatcatttttttcctaattgAAAGCATATTCTGTTCAAACTTTCTAAAGTGCTCGTTTCTTTTCTATTGCCTTTGATAAAATAGAGCAAGTAGCAAAGAAAATGTATTTTGCTTTCTAATACAAAGTTGACATGGCTGGGCTAAAGACCCAAATGGCATTGTTGTTGTCTTGGTTGCCTTGCTTCTTATTATAATTTGCCAATGCAACTCCAACACTAAGAAGTATAAAAGTATAGTTTAGATTAATTGACAATATCTAAAAGTAAAGTCATCACAAAGAAAAAAGCAAAAGCATAATCTTTTTCCTACTAAAGGAGAAGCAAAAGCATTAAAGCAAGCAATAGTAGATGCCAAAAGAAACAGCTTTTTTCAGACTTTATTCTCTCTGTCATGGCCTCAAGGAGATGGATACAATTATCCATGCCCCAAAGCCCTAAAGATggaataagaattaaaaaaaaaaaaaaatgaagaaaatttcaaaaaggaaaattcattAACATTCCAATGATGCTGTGTGGTCATTagtaaaaagaatcaaaattttaaaattttaaagaaaaattaatcttATTGCCACTTTATGTATGGTCTTGGAATAAAACCAGTTGTTGAACGCAGGAAGGCCTACTATCATTTTTCACAGTTCAATGACTCAATCAACCAGTCCAACCAATTTTCTAAACAGATACAGGAATGGGgaaaacaatttctttagttaATATTTCACCCATTGGAGGCAGTTGCTTTTTTCACCACTTCTACATGATAGAGACCAGACCACCCATTTTTCAGACTCATGCCTAGTggcataaaatttgaaa includes the following:
- the LOC100255050 gene encoding probable inactive receptor kinase At5g58300 isoform X1, with translation MLRLNPSNISLVRLGGNDLLVMFSGLCYNNRGQEELLKSHFQNQLHSLHNRRFSMKLHSFAALLFSILLFLHQTIADLESDKQALLEFAFVVPHVRTINWSPATAICISWVGIKCDGNRVVALRLPGVGLYGPIPANTLGKLDALKTLSLRSNHLNGNLPSDVLSLPSLQYMYLQHNNFSGNIPSSLPPLLILLDLSFNSIVGNIPATIQNLTHLTGLNLQNNSLTGPIPVINLPRLNHVNLSYNDLNGSIPYFFRKFPASSFEGNSLLCGQPLNHCSSVTPSPSPSPSSIPSPATVSPEPRASNKKKLSIGAIIAIAIGGSAVLCLLFVVILLCCLKKKDGEGTVLQKGKSLSSGKSEKPKEDFGSGVQEPEKNKLAFFEGSSYNFDLEDLLRASAEVLGKGSYGTAYKAILEEGTIVVVKRLKEVAAGKREFEQHMEIVGRVSCHPNVVPLRAYYYSKDEKLLVYDYITGGSLFALLHGNRDPEKTLLNWESRVKIALGTAKGIVHIHSANGGKFTHGNIKSSNVLLTQDVDGQISDFGLTSLMNYPLVTSRSLGYRAPEVIETRKSTQKSDVYSYGVLLLEMLTGKAPVQSPGRDDVVDLPRWVQSVVREEWTAEVFDVELMKDQSYEEEMVQMLQIAMACVAKMPDMRPKMEEVVRLMEEIRPSDSENRPSSDNQSKGSTAQTP
- the LOC100255050 gene encoding probable inactive receptor kinase At5g58300 isoform X2, with amino-acid sequence MFSGLCYNNRGQEELLKSHFQNQLHSLHNRRFSMKLHSFAALLFSILLFLHQTIADLESDKQALLEFAFVVPHVRTINWSPATAICISWVGIKCDGNRVVALRLPGVGLYGPIPANTLGKLDALKTLSLRSNHLNGNLPSDVLSLPSLQYMYLQHNNFSGNIPSSLPPLLILLDLSFNSIVGNIPATIQNLTHLTGLNLQNNSLTGPIPVINLPRLNHVNLSYNDLNGSIPYFFRKFPASSFEGNSLLCGQPLNHCSSVTPSPSPSPSSIPSPATVSPEPRASNKKKLSIGAIIAIAIGGSAVLCLLFVVILLCCLKKKDGEGTVLQKGKSLSSGKSEKPKEDFGSGVQEPEKNKLAFFEGSSYNFDLEDLLRASAEVLGKGSYGTAYKAILEEGTIVVVKRLKEVAAGKREFEQHMEIVGRVSCHPNVVPLRAYYYSKDEKLLVYDYITGGSLFALLHGNRDPEKTLLNWESRVKIALGTAKGIVHIHSANGGKFTHGNIKSSNVLLTQDVDGQISDFGLTSLMNYPLVTSRSLGYRAPEVIETRKSTQKSDVYSYGVLLLEMLTGKAPVQSPGRDDVVDLPRWVQSVVREEWTAEVFDVELMKDQSYEEEMVQMLQIAMACVAKMPDMRPKMEEVVRLMEEIRPSDSENRPSSDNQSKGSTAQTP